The Vibrio navarrensis genome has a segment encoding these proteins:
- a CDS encoding gamma carbonic anhydrase family protein produces the protein MSSIRSYKGICPQIGDRVYIDSSSVLVGDIQIGDDSSIWPLVAARGDVNHIRIGERSNIQDGSVLHVTHKNAANPDGYPLLIGNDVTVGHKVMLHGCTIKDRVLVGMGAIVLDGVIIEEEAMIGAGSLVPPGKVLESGFLYVGSPVKQARPLTDKERAFLQKSADNYVQNKNDYLNQVKVINQ, from the coding sequence ATGAGCTCAATAAGAAGTTATAAAGGTATTTGCCCACAAATTGGCGACCGCGTTTACATCGATAGTAGCTCGGTATTAGTTGGTGACATCCAAATTGGCGATGACTCGAGCATTTGGCCACTGGTTGCTGCACGTGGCGATGTTAACCACATTCGTATTGGCGAGCGCAGCAATATCCAAGATGGTAGTGTTTTGCACGTCACACATAAAAATGCCGCCAACCCCGATGGCTATCCGCTGCTCATTGGTAATGATGTCACCGTCGGGCACAAAGTGATGCTGCATGGCTGCACGATAAAAGATCGGGTTTTGGTCGGTATGGGGGCAATTGTGCTGGATGGGGTAATAATAGAAGAAGAGGCGATGATTGGCGCAGGCAGTTTGGTCCCCCCCGGAAAAGTCTTAGAAAGTGGCTTTCTTTATGTAGGCAGCCCAGTAAAGCAAGCTCGTCCTTTAACCGACAAAGAGAGAGCATTTCTACAAAAGTCCGCGGATAATTACGTGCAAAACAAAAATGACTACCTCAACCAAGTAAAAGTCATCAACCAATAA
- a CDS encoding DUF1488 domain-containing protein, with translation MNQAILFPNIQSWDEKRQVVQFAAQQSGALIQCFVEKAKLEQLTMTTIANQEQALSVFAQCRFDLEEIAEELIEEEAFDDEGHIVIG, from the coding sequence ATGAACCAAGCCATTTTGTTCCCCAATATACAGAGTTGGGATGAGAAGCGTCAGGTGGTGCAGTTTGCTGCGCAGCAATCTGGGGCTTTGATTCAGTGCTTTGTCGAGAAAGCGAAGTTAGAGCAATTAACCATGACGACGATTGCGAACCAAGAACAGGCGCTAAGTGTATTTGCTCAGTGTCGTTTTGATCTTGAAGAAATAGCCGAAGAGCTCATTGAAGAGGAAGCCTTCGATGACGAAGGCCACATTGTTATTGGTTGA
- the aroE gene encoding shikimate dehydrogenase, translating into MTQQLDRYAVFGNPIGHSKSPFIHTLFARQTNQSLSYTAELAPLDGFQSAANAFFATGGKGCNVTVPFKEEAYQLADRLTERAQLAGAVNTLKKLDDGEIIGDNTDGAGLVQDLLQYQVSLSGAKILLIGAGGAARGVILPLLQQQPASLTITNRTFVKAQALAELFSPYGPVMAKAMSAIEEGYDVIINSTSASLSDELPSVSPAIFTTSSISYDMMYGKGDTTFNQWAKTHGVAQAYDGLGMLVNQAAESFMLWRGLRPSAKQILRELRKNLEGQ; encoded by the coding sequence ATGACCCAGCAACTTGATCGCTATGCGGTGTTTGGTAACCCGATCGGGCACAGTAAATCGCCGTTTATCCATACCCTGTTTGCTCGCCAAACCAATCAGTCCTTAAGCTATACCGCAGAGCTCGCTCCGCTGGATGGTTTTCAGTCCGCCGCAAACGCCTTTTTTGCCACAGGTGGAAAAGGGTGTAATGTGACGGTGCCGTTTAAGGAAGAGGCTTATCAATTGGCGGATCGGTTAACCGAGCGCGCGCAACTGGCAGGGGCCGTGAATACCTTAAAGAAACTTGATGACGGTGAGATCATTGGTGATAACACCGATGGTGCAGGGTTAGTGCAAGATTTATTGCAGTATCAAGTGTCGCTTAGTGGCGCAAAAATCTTGTTAATCGGTGCTGGTGGCGCCGCGCGGGGGGTGATCCTGCCTTTGTTGCAACAGCAGCCCGCATCATTGACTATTACCAACCGCACCTTCGTCAAAGCACAGGCGCTTGCGGAGCTATTTTCTCCCTATGGGCCAGTCATGGCAAAAGCGATGAGTGCGATTGAGGAAGGGTACGATGTCATTATCAATTCCACGTCCGCTTCTTTGAGTGATGAGCTCCCCTCTGTCAGCCCCGCTATATTTACCACCAGCAGCATTAGCTACGACATGATGTATGGCAAAGGAGACACGACATTTAACCAATGGGCTAAAACGCATGGTGTAGCCCAAGCGTATGACGGCTTGGGAATGTTGGTCAACCAAGCGGCGGAAAGTTTTATGTTGTGGCGCGGCTTGCGGCCGAGCGCAAAGCAGATATTACGTGAATTACGCAAAAACCTAGAAGGTCAGTAG
- the hemF gene encoding oxygen-dependent coproporphyrinogen oxidase, whose translation MSAINKQAVKQYLMALQDAICQQLEQEDGRAVFVEDAWQREPGEKLGGGGRTRVMRDGDVFEQGGVNFSHVQGQMMPASATAHRPELAGRRFEAMGVSLVMHPKNPYVPTSHANVRFFIAEKEGEAPIWWFGGGFDLTPFYPFEEDCQSWHDTAKALCTPFGETVYAEHKAWCDQYFFLPHRNETRGVGGLFFDDLNQWEFDKCFDYLKAVGEGYCQAYLPIVARRKVLEYGEREREFQLYRRGRYVEFNLVYDRGTLFGLQSGGRTESILMSMPPLARWEYAYQPQPGSAEARLYDEFLQPRDW comes from the coding sequence ATGTCAGCAATCAATAAACAAGCAGTGAAGCAGTATTTGATGGCACTGCAGGATGCAATTTGTCAGCAATTAGAACAAGAAGATGGACGAGCGGTGTTTGTCGAGGATGCTTGGCAGCGTGAACCCGGAGAAAAACTGGGCGGTGGAGGCCGCACGCGGGTAATGCGTGATGGTGATGTGTTTGAGCAAGGTGGGGTTAATTTTTCTCACGTTCAGGGCCAAATGATGCCAGCTTCTGCCACAGCACATCGCCCGGAGTTGGCTGGGCGGCGTTTTGAAGCGATGGGCGTGTCTTTGGTGATGCATCCGAAAAATCCTTATGTACCCACCTCACACGCCAACGTGCGTTTTTTCATCGCCGAAAAAGAGGGCGAAGCGCCGATTTGGTGGTTTGGTGGCGGTTTCGATCTGACGCCTTTCTATCCGTTTGAAGAAGATTGCCAATCATGGCATGACACGGCCAAAGCGCTATGCACGCCGTTTGGTGAGACGGTTTACGCTGAGCACAAGGCGTGGTGCGACCAATACTTCTTCTTGCCGCATCGCAACGAAACCCGCGGTGTGGGCGGTTTGTTCTTTGACGATCTGAACCAATGGGAATTTGATAAATGCTTTGATTACCTTAAGGCGGTGGGGGAAGGCTATTGTCAGGCGTATTTGCCAATCGTCGCACGTCGCAAAGTGCTTGAATATGGTGAGCGCGAGCGGGAGTTCCAACTCTATCGTCGAGGTCGTTATGTAGAATTCAATTTGGTCTATGACCGCGGCACCTTGTTTGGTCTGCAAAGTGGCGGTCGAACTGAGTCGATATTGATGTCTATGCCGCCATTGGCTCGCTGGGAATATGCTTATCAGCCACAACCGGGTTCGGCGGAAGCACGCTTGTATGACGAGTTCCTCCAGCCGAGAGATTGGTAA
- a CDS encoding L-threonylcarbamoyladenylate synthase, translating into MDNFQQVLRALQQGEVIAYPTEGVFGLGCDPDNSRAIGKLLEIKQRPVDKGLILIAANVDQLWPYIDRDALTDIEIERMQQSWPGPYTWVVPASTSASSWVTGQYDTVAVRVSDHPLVQKLCIAFAKPLTSTSANLSGLPACLTLEQVQQQLGDKVQAILIGETGGRTKPSEIRDVRSAQILRQG; encoded by the coding sequence ATGGACAATTTTCAACAGGTACTGCGTGCTTTACAGCAAGGCGAAGTCATCGCTTACCCTACCGAAGGGGTATTTGGTTTGGGCTGCGATCCGGATAACAGTAGAGCGATCGGTAAGCTGCTGGAAATCAAACAGCGCCCGGTCGATAAAGGGCTGATTTTGATTGCAGCCAATGTTGACCAGTTATGGCCCTACATCGACCGAGACGCTCTGACTGACATCGAGATCGAACGCATGCAGCAAAGCTGGCCGGGGCCGTATACGTGGGTGGTTCCTGCCAGCACGTCTGCCTCATCTTGGGTCACGGGACAGTATGATACGGTCGCGGTGCGTGTCAGCGATCATCCTTTAGTGCAAAAGTTGTGCATCGCCTTTGCAAAGCCGTTAACCTCTACCAGCGCCAATCTGTCCGGGCTTCCTGCCTGCCTCACTTTGGAACAAGTGCAACAGCAGTTGGGCGATAAAGTTCAGGCCATACTCATTGGTGAAACGGGTGGGCGAACAAAACCGAGTGAAATTCGCGATGTGCGAAGCGCACAAATATTAAGACAGGGATAA
- the purE gene encoding 5-(carboxyamino)imidazole ribonucleotide mutase, producing MKVGIIMGSKSDWPTMKLAAEMLDKFGVEYETKVVSAHRTPQLLAEYASTAKARGLKVIIAGAGGAAHLPGMTAAFTSLPVLGVPVQSRALSGLDSLYSIVQMPKGIAVGTLAIGEAGAANAGLLAAQILGTHDEAIMAKVEAFRAEQTESVLAHPNPAED from the coding sequence ATGAAAGTCGGTATCATCATGGGTTCTAAATCGGATTGGCCAACCATGAAATTGGCAGCAGAAATGCTGGACAAATTTGGGGTTGAATACGAAACCAAAGTCGTTTCTGCACACCGCACCCCTCAACTTCTGGCTGAATACGCGTCCACCGCCAAAGCGCGCGGACTCAAAGTGATCATTGCTGGTGCAGGCGGCGCCGCTCATTTACCCGGCATGACCGCCGCATTCACAAGTTTGCCTGTACTTGGCGTTCCGGTGCAATCGCGCGCGCTCTCTGGGCTGGACTCGCTCTACTCCATCGTACAAATGCCAAAAGGCATCGCGGTTGGCACATTGGCGATCGGTGAAGCAGGGGCGGCCAACGCAGGGTTATTAGCTGCGCAAATTCTCGGCACCCATGATGAGGCTATTATGGCAAAAGTCGAAGCGTTTCGCGCCGAGCAAACCGAAAGCGTCCTTGCTCATCCAAATCCGGCCGAGGATTAA
- a CDS encoding 5-(carboxyamino)imidazole ribonucleotide synthase: MHVLVLGAGQLARMMSLAGAPLNIQISAYDVASGNIVHPLTQHLLGYGLENAIEQVDVITAEFEHIPHDVLDVCEASGKFLPSTQAIKAGGDRRLEKALLDNAGARNANYYIIETREDFSRAIEHVGVPMVLKSALGGYDGKGQWRLKDATQAEAIWKEMAECIAATPTQAIVAEEFVPFNREVSLVGARAKDGHVEVYPLAENVHTNGVLSLSTAIDAPELQAQAKQMFTAVAESLDYVGVLALEFFDVDGQLLVNEIAPRVHNSGHWTQQGAETCQFENHLRAVCGLPLGSTKLVRETAMINILGEESLPESVLAMAGCHVHWYGKEKRTGRKMGHINVCGDYSGELQRRLCALAKVLDADAFPAVQAFASKWRD; encoded by the coding sequence ATGCATGTACTGGTTCTTGGTGCGGGTCAATTGGCTCGCATGATGTCTCTGGCTGGTGCGCCACTGAATATTCAGATCTCCGCCTACGATGTGGCAAGCGGTAATATCGTCCACCCTCTGACTCAGCACCTGCTCGGCTATGGCTTAGAAAATGCCATTGAACAAGTCGATGTGATTACCGCAGAGTTCGAGCACATTCCCCATGATGTACTTGATGTGTGTGAAGCGAGTGGCAAGTTTCTACCTAGCACGCAAGCGATTAAAGCTGGTGGTGATCGTCGCTTGGAAAAAGCGTTGTTGGATAACGCAGGTGCGCGCAATGCAAACTACTACATCATTGAGACGCGTGAAGATTTTTCTCGGGCGATAGAGCATGTCGGTGTACCTATGGTGCTCAAAAGCGCCTTGGGTGGCTATGATGGCAAAGGCCAGTGGCGCTTGAAAGACGCCACTCAGGCGGAGGCTATCTGGAAGGAAATGGCCGAATGCATTGCGGCCACGCCAACCCAAGCGATTGTCGCTGAAGAGTTTGTCCCTTTTAACCGTGAAGTCTCGTTAGTCGGCGCACGAGCCAAAGATGGCCACGTCGAAGTGTATCCTTTAGCGGAGAACGTACACACCAACGGCGTTCTGAGCCTTTCCACCGCAATTGATGCGCCAGAGCTGCAAGCCCAGGCAAAGCAGATGTTTACCGCGGTCGCGGAGAGCCTCGATTACGTGGGTGTGCTGGCGCTGGAGTTTTTTGATGTCGATGGGCAACTGCTGGTGAATGAAATCGCGCCTCGAGTACATAACTCTGGCCATTGGACACAGCAGGGCGCGGAGACCTGTCAGTTTGAAAATCATCTGCGTGCCGTATGTGGCCTGCCACTTGGCAGTACCAAGCTGGTGCGTGAAACGGCGATGATCAATATTCTCGGCGAAGAGAGTTTGCCTGAGTCGGTGCTCGCGATGGCTGGCTGCCATGTTCATTGGTATGGCAAAGAAAAACGGACTGGACGCAAGATGGGACACATCAATGTGTGCGGTGACTACAGCGGTGAACTGCAACGCCGTTTGTGCGCGTTAGCCAAAGTGCTGGACGCCGATGCGTTTCCGGCCGTGCAAGCCTTTGCCAGCAAATGGCGTGATTAA
- a CDS encoding DNA topoisomerase family protein: MSSKIDHTLFPAHEHALEREPCPKCGGELVLKHGKHGPFLGCGHYPACDYIKALHHNDGHIVKELGVACPECGQELVLRQGRYGMFVGCSAYPQCHHIESINPVEARDQKVLFACPECGKGHLLERKNRFGKTFYACDQFPKCKFALNQAPVKGRCEQCGFALLVEKKSAHGVKYQCADRKCQHVQSSGTES; this comes from the coding sequence ATGAGTAGTAAAATCGACCACACCCTATTTCCGGCGCATGAACACGCATTAGAGCGTGAGCCATGCCCGAAATGCGGTGGAGAATTGGTGTTAAAGCACGGTAAACACGGTCCTTTCCTTGGCTGCGGCCACTATCCCGCGTGTGATTACATCAAAGCGCTGCATCACAATGACGGTCATATCGTTAAAGAACTTGGCGTCGCCTGTCCAGAGTGTGGTCAAGAGTTGGTGCTGCGTCAGGGGCGTTATGGCATGTTTGTCGGTTGCAGTGCTTACCCGCAGTGCCATCATATCGAATCGATTAATCCAGTTGAAGCCAGAGATCAAAAGGTGTTGTTCGCTTGCCCTGAATGCGGAAAAGGCCATTTGCTGGAACGGAAAAATCGCTTTGGTAAAACCTTCTATGCCTGCGATCAGTTCCCAAAATGCAAATTCGCGCTCAATCAAGCCCCAGTGAAAGGGCGCTGTGAGCAGTGCGGTTTTGCTTTATTGGTGGAGAAGAAATCCGCTCACGGGGTGAAATATCAGTGCGCAGATCGTAAGTGCCAGCATGTGCAATCGAGTGGTACTGAATCCTAA